From Halichoerus grypus chromosome 6, mHalGry1.hap1.1, whole genome shotgun sequence, one genomic window encodes:
- the ATXN2L gene encoding ataxin-2-like protein isoform X10 has product MLKPQPPQQTSQPQQPPPTQQAVARRPPGGTSPPNGGLPGPLASTSAPAGPPAAASPCLGPAAAAGSGLRRGAEGILAPQPPPPQQHQERPGATAIGSARGQSTGKGPPQSPVFEGVYNNSRMLHFLTAVVGSTCDVKVKNGTTYEGIFKTLSSKFELAVDAVHRKASEPAGGPRREDIVDTMVFKPSDVMLVHFRNVDFNYATKDKFTDSAIAMNSKVNGEHKEKVLQRWEGGDSNSDDYDLESDMSNGWDPNEMFKFNEENYGVKTTYDSSLSSYTVPLEKDNSEEFRQRELRAAQLAREIESSPQYRLRIAMENDDGRTEEEKHSAVQRQGSGRESPSLASREGKYIPLPQRVREGPRGGVRCSSSRGGRPGLSSLPPRGPHHLDSSSPGPGSETRGINGGPSRMSPKAQRPVRGGAKTLSSPSSRPSGEASAPPPPAVGRMYPPRSPKSAAPAPVSASCPDAPMGSAVPTSSASIPVTSSVVDPGVGSISPASPKISLAPTDVKELPAKEPGRTLESQELSRIAGKVPGLQNEQKRFQLEELRKFGAQFKLQPSSSPETSLDPFPPRILKEEAKGKEKEVDGLLTSEPVGSPVSSKTESVSDKEDKPPLPPAGGTEGPEQPPPPCPSQTGSPPVGLIKGDDKDEGPVAEQVKKSTLNPNAKEFNPTKPLLSVNKSTSTPTSPGPRTHSTPSIPVLTAGQSGLYSPQYISYIPQIHMGPAVQAPQMYPYPVSNSVPGQQGKYRGAKGSLPPQRSDQHQPASAPPMMQAAAAAGPPLVAATPYSSYIPYTPQQFPGQPAMMQPMAHYPSQPVFAPMLQSNPRMLTSGSHPQAIVSSSTPQYPSAEQPTPQALYATVHQSYPHHATQLHAHQPQPATTPTGSQPQSQHAAPSPVQHQAGQAPHLGSGQPQQNLYHPGALTGTPPSLPPGPSAQSPQSSFPQPAAVYAIHAHQQLPHGFTNMAHVTQVSSLARRLDFQEEPMTGFLPFHPPGN; this is encoded by the exons ATGTTGAAGCCTCAGCCGCCACAACAGacctcccagccccagcagccGCCCCCCACGCAACAGGCCGTGGCCCGCCGGCCTCCCGGGGGCACCAGCCCTCCCAACGGCGGCCTCCCGGGGCCCCTGGCCTCCACCTCGGCTCCCGCAGGGCCTCCCGCGGCCGCTTCTCCCTGCCTGGGGCCTGCAGCCGCCGCCGGGAGCGGGCTCCGCCGGGGAGCCGAGGGTATCTTggcgccgcagccgccgccgccgcagcaaCACCAGGAGAGGCCAGGGGCAACGGCTATCGGCAGCGCCAG GGGACAAAGCACAGGAAAGGGACCCCCACAGTCACCG GTGTTCGAAGGTGTCTACAACAATTCCAGAATGCTGCATTTTCTTACAGCTGTTGTG GGCTCCACTTGTGATGTAAAGGTGAAGAATGGTACCACCTATGAAGGTATCTTCAAGACTCTGAGCTCAAAG TTTGAACTAGCAGTAGATGCTGTACACCGGAAAGCATCTGAGCCAGCAGGTGGCCCTCGTCGGGAAGACATTGTGGACACCATGGTGTTTAAGCCAAGCGATGTCATGCTTGTCCACTTCCGAAATGTTGACTTCAATTATGCTACTAAAG ACAAATTCACTGATTCAGCCATTGCCATGAACTCGAAGGTGAATGGGGAGCACAAAGAGAAGGTGCTTCAGCGCTGGGAAGGGGGCGACAGCAACAGCGATGACTATGACCTCGAGTCTGACATG TCCAATGGATGGGACCCCAACGAAATGTTCAAGTTCAACGAGGAGAACTATGGTGTAAAGACCACCTATGACAGCAGTCTTTCTTCTTATAC GGTGCCCTTGGAGAAGGACAACTCAGAAGAGTTTCGTCAGCGGGAGCTGCGTGCAGCCCAATTAGCTCGAGAGATTGAATCGAGCCCCCAGTACCGCCTGCGGATCGCCATGGAGAACGATGATGGGCGCACCGAGGAGGAGAAGCACAGTGCGGTCCAGCGGCAGGGTTCAGGACGGGAGAGCCCCAGCTTGGCATCTAG GGAGGGAAAGTATATCCCTCTACCCCAGCGAGTTCGGGAAGGTCCCCGGGGAGGAGTTCGATGCAGTAGTTCCCGGGGTGGCCGGCCCGGCCTTAGCTCTTTGCCACCTCGTGGCCCTCACCACCTTGACAGTAGCAGCCCCGGCCCAGGTTCTGAGACACGTGGTATCAACGGAG gccctTCCCGCATGTCCCCTAAGGCACAACGGCCTGTGAGAGGTGGTGCCAAGACTCTGTCCTCACCCAGCAGTAGGCCTTCTGGAGAAGCTTCTGCTCCGCCCCCTCCTGCAG tGGGCCGGATGTACCCCCCGCGCTCTCCCAAGTCGGCTGCCCCTGCCCCAGTCTCAGCTTCCTGTCCTGATGCCCCCATGGGCTCGGCAGTACCGACCTCTTCGGCTTCTATCCCTGTGACATCATCAGTTGTGGATCCTGGAGTAGGCTCCATTTCCCCAGCTTCTCCAAAGATCTCATTGGCCCCCACAGATG TAAAAGAACTTCCAGCCAAGGAACCTGGGAGAACTCTGGAGTCCCAGGAGCTGTCCCGGATAGCTGGGAAAG TTCCTGGCCTTCAGAATGAACAGAAACGCTTTCAACTGGAAGAACTGAGAAAGTTTGGGGCCCAGTTTAAG CTGCAGCCCAGTAGCTCCCCTGAGACCAGCCTGGATCCTTTTCCTCCCCGGATCTTAAAGGAGGAGgccaaagggaaagagaaggaggttGATGGTTTATTAACGTCAGAGCCAGTGGGGTCCCCAGTCTCCTCGAAGACGGAGTCCGTATCGGATAAGGAGGACAAGCCGCCCCTACCGCCggcaggaggcacagaggggcCCGAGCAGCCCCCGCCACCTTGCCCAAGCCAGACTGGCAGCCCCCCGGTGGGCCTCATCAAGGGAGACGACAAGGATGAGGGCCCGGTCGCTGA ACAAGTGAAGAAGTCAACACTGAACCCCAACGCCAAGGAGTTCAATCCCACAAAGCCTCTGCTGTCTGTG AATAAATCCACCAGTACCCCGACTTCTCCGGGGCCCCGGACTCattcaactccctccatcccggTGCTGACAGCAGGCCAGAGTGGGCTCTACAGCCCCCAGTACATTTCCTACATACCTCAGATCCACATGGGACCAGCTGTTCAG GCACCTCAGATGTATCCATACCCTGTATCCAATTCTGTGCCTGGACAGCAGGGCAAGTACCGGGGAGCAAAAG gctccctgcccccccagcgCTCGGACCAACACCAGCCAGCCTCAGCCCCTCCGATGATGCAGGCCGCCGCCGCTGCTGGCCCACCTCTGGTGGCTGCCACGCCGTACTCTTCCTACATCCCTTACACCCCACAGCAGTTCCCGGGCCAGCCCGCTATGATGCAGCCCATGGCCCACTACCCCTCGCAG CCGGTGTTTGCCCCCATGCTTCAGAGCAACCCACGCATGCTGACGTCGGGGAGCCATCCCCAGGCCATTGTGTCGTCCTCCACCCCTCAGTACCCTTCTGCAGAGCAGCCCACCCCCCAAGCCCTCTATG CCACTGTTCACCAGTCCTATCCACACCATGCCACGCAGCTCCATGCCCACCAGCCGCAGCCGGCCACCACACCTACTGGGAGCCAGCCGCAGTCCCAGCATGCGGCCCCCAGTCCCGTCCAG CACCAGGCGGGGCAGGCCCCACACCTGGGCAGTGGACAGCCACAGCAGAATCTgtaccacccaggggccctgacaGGCACGCCGCCTTCTCTGCCACCGGGACCTTCTGCCCAGTCCCCTCAGAGCAGCTTCCCCCAACCAGCCGCTGTATATGCCATCCATGCCCATCAGCAGCTGCCCCACGGCTTCACCAACATGGCCCATGTTACCCAG GTGAGCAGCCTGGCCAGGCGCCTGGATTTCCAGGAGGAGCCGATGACAGGATTC ctccccttccaccccccgGGGAACTGA